Proteins encoded within one genomic window of Dyadobacter chenhuakuii:
- a CDS encoding DUF4249 domain-containing protein, translating to MNKTLLFLMLMCIGLLCGCENLVNDLDQDKLPKVEAKLAVSCYISPQSPRLEAIITESQPIFGPAYYNPVIVTNAEVILSDDVNQVRLVFDDSLQNYVADSSAFKVVAGKTYTLTVNDGKRFVKAQCTVPFNRVKEMEVSIDKEWAGYETDSTAWFWFSWEDVKGESNYYALRGSYTHEETMPRPDPKTGKTEPFRYIFNTEMIAFERGVYNDVNLDGIKFISPKNGAHISSNRTVTYLDEKGAEKSLETKPLIRDVRIEVMCIDEHYYKFRRSLENNNDNPFVEPTLVYTNVEGGLGCFASFNAVGKTINP from the coding sequence ATGAATAAGACCTTGCTTTTCCTCATGCTGATGTGCATCGGTTTGCTGTGCGGCTGTGAGAACCTTGTCAATGATCTGGATCAGGACAAGCTTCCGAAAGTAGAGGCTAAACTGGCTGTTTCCTGCTACATTTCTCCACAAAGCCCGCGGTTGGAAGCCATTATTACAGAGTCACAACCAATCTTCGGGCCTGCGTACTACAATCCCGTGATTGTTACCAACGCCGAAGTAATCCTGTCCGACGATGTAAATCAGGTCCGGCTGGTTTTCGATGATTCACTCCAGAACTACGTTGCGGACAGCAGTGCGTTTAAGGTCGTGGCGGGCAAGACCTATACATTGACTGTTAATGATGGAAAAAGGTTTGTGAAAGCGCAATGCACAGTGCCTTTTAACCGGGTTAAAGAAATGGAAGTATCCATTGACAAAGAATGGGCCGGATATGAAACCGATTCGACTGCATGGTTCTGGTTTTCGTGGGAAGATGTGAAAGGGGAAAGCAACTATTACGCACTTCGCGGTTCCTATACGCATGAAGAAACTATGCCCCGGCCCGACCCGAAAACAGGCAAGACCGAACCTTTTCGATATATTTTCAACACGGAAATGATTGCTTTTGAGAGAGGCGTTTACAATGATGTAAATCTCGACGGGATCAAGTTTATCAGCCCCAAAAACGGAGCTCATATCAGTTCAAACAGGACCGTTACCTATCTGGACGAAAAAGGTGCGGAAAAATCACTGGAAACAAAGCCCCTCATCAGGGACGTGAGAATAGAAGTAATGTGCATTGACGAGCATTATTACAAGTTCAGGCGCTCGTTGGAAAACAATAATGATAACCCGTTTGTAGAACCCACTTTGGTTTATACGAATGTGGAAGGTGGGCTGGGCTGTTTTGCATCGTTTAATGCAGTAGGAAAAACCATTAATCCCTGA
- a CDS encoding SGNH/GDSL hydrolase family protein, producing the protein MNEDQNTDSHIKNPDSSLSRRRFFLQSGAAIFTTTLLSSCSGIIEDIFPKTDKEEEEKQPDRDKTLAFFGDSLTIGAGGTAPYGNIVAAALASRPVLSDGIVGQVASRIAVRQGGTPLTISIEGNKLNGIKPVRITKLSNQFLSTPTNNDEYSRTGSVGGVRCTIRRTANAELGENYTITPTAVSVIDVPENSEFLLDDASRLKTATQILWYGRNNIGKPNAEEEILAALDSSIAYITAPARYIVLGVLLAQSDRKGTENFEQVASINEKLAAKYGKSFVPMTPPTDAELAEISYSPSQDDLSDLENLNFPRGLRADVSTDEIHLNDKGYQIIANRVIAKIKELKY; encoded by the coding sequence ATGAATGAAGATCAGAATACTGACTCGCACATTAAGAATCCAGACAGTTCACTAAGCCGCAGGCGTTTTTTCCTACAATCTGGGGCGGCCATTTTTACAACAACATTGCTATCGTCGTGTAGCGGGATTATCGAAGATATTTTCCCCAAAACCGACAAAGAGGAAGAAGAAAAACAGCCCGACCGGGACAAAACGCTGGCATTTTTTGGCGATAGTCTCACCATCGGCGCAGGTGGCACTGCTCCTTACGGGAACATTGTTGCAGCTGCACTGGCAAGCAGACCGGTCCTCAGCGACGGCATCGTAGGGCAGGTTGCATCGCGCATTGCCGTGCGACAAGGTGGAACGCCGCTGACAATATCCATCGAAGGCAATAAGCTGAATGGCATCAAGCCTGTGCGGATCACAAAACTGAGCAATCAATTTTTATCAACACCCACCAATAACGACGAATACAGCAGAACCGGCTCCGTAGGCGGCGTCAGGTGCACCATCAGGCGGACGGCCAACGCGGAACTGGGCGAAAATTATACAATCACACCTACGGCTGTAAGCGTAATTGATGTCCCCGAAAACTCGGAATTTTTGCTGGACGACGCTTCGAGGCTGAAAACGGCCACGCAGATCTTATGGTATGGCCGGAATAACATTGGGAAACCGAATGCGGAAGAGGAAATCCTTGCTGCCCTCGACAGTTCCATTGCTTATATCACAGCGCCCGCACGTTACATTGTCCTCGGCGTTCTGCTGGCGCAATCGGATCGGAAGGGAACAGAAAACTTCGAGCAGGTTGCCTCGATTAATGAGAAGCTGGCAGCGAAATATGGAAAATCATTTGTTCCAATGACGCCGCCAACGGATGCAGAACTGGCCGAAATCAGTTATAGTCCTTCACAGGATGACTTGTCGGACCTTGAAAATCTTAATTTCCCGAGAGGTCTGCGGGCCGACGTCAGCACGGACGAAATTCATTTGAATGATAAGGGTTACCAAATCATCGCAAACAGGGTCATAGCAAAAATCAAAGAGCTTAAATACTGA